One genomic window of Tachypleus tridentatus isolate NWPU-2018 chromosome 12, ASM421037v1, whole genome shotgun sequence includes the following:
- the LOC143234771 gene encoding uncharacterized protein LOC143234771 isoform X3 yields MVFELEGSSSTAVIPIILTSVFKYLTPSDRLTASCVCRQWYYTSFDAKLLGDIALVLRDNAAAAFEVLKKSQRRFSHLVVKEVDILWDDQEFWTNVGQNLVRLDFHSCDISTHVFINILHKCPHLQVLGINGCNGLFISGTLFERMQDTGKLGAIMQNVKELNLASNRYLSDSLFSRIVKVLPNLERISLSGCQISFHPGIYRRFYPDGMKSVPSSAVFTFQTVMEFIEKRKFKLTSFNFGRTLIDNKTLTAVASLEGLQLEELYLSSCEQLSKSGIMLLCMNQPQLRVLDLSLIYQLTDQALIYVCDYLTNLRSLSLRRCHNLTDRSVKELSRLVNLETLDLSSCEKVTPAGLREALCFESHPKLHTINLSYCNVTDEIVCDFVYKLSNLTHLDLSSCLTLTDKSLHAVSCVLVSLHSLKLAWCKEITDRGLTGGKGIAPYLQLFQIPSRVAYRNICRNDQYREVQGSLCSGDNVCGHFPVSQTDHLVDTGQIGQFPPALTCLTGLRELDLCGCIHIGDVGLKGIKFVELRYLNLSLCQNITDVGLVIMSSYNPSLDTLILNQCHQVRQSTVIECHQVILSTVIKCHQVRQSTVIECHQVRQSTVIECHQVILSTVIKCHQVRQSTVIECHQVILSTVIECHQVRQSTVIECHQVILSTVIECHQVRQSTVIGCHQVILSTVIECHQVRQSTVIECHQVILSTVIGCHQVILSTVIKCHQVRQSTVIGCHQVRQSTVIGCRQVRQSTVIECRQVMTINCNRMSSGKTINCNRMSSGKTINCNRMSSGNTINCNRMSSGNTINCNKMSSGKTINCNRMSSGNDYQL; encoded by the exons ATGGTCTTTGAGCTTGAAGGTTCTTCCAGTACTGCAGTAATACCAAta atACTTACATCAGTATTCAAATACCTAACTCCATCTGACAGGCTAACAGCCAGTTGTGTATGTAGACAGTGGTATTACACTTCCTTTGATGCCAAGCTCCTGGGAGACATTGCACTGGTTTTACGTGATAATGCTGCAGCAGCTTTTGAGGTGTTGAAGAAGAGTCAGCGACGCTTTTCCCACCTGGTGGTGAAGGAAGTAGATATCCTGTGGGATGATCAGGAGTTTTGGACAAATGTGGGTCAGAATCTCGTACGTCTTGACTTTCACAGCTGTGACATCTCAACTCacgtatttattaacattttgcaTAAGTGCCCTCATCTTCAAGTTCTAGGCATAAATGGTTGCAATGGTTTGTTCATTTCAGGAACTCTTTTTGAGAGGATGCAGGATACGGGAAAGCTGGGAGCCATAATGCAGAATGTGAAAGAGCTTAATTTAGCATCCAACAGATATCTTTCAGACTCTTTGTTTTCTAGAATAGTCAAAGTACTTCCAAACCTTGAAAGAATATCTCTTAGTGGCTGCCAGATATCATTTCATCCTGGAATCTATCGCAGATTTTACCCAGATGGTATGAAGTCAGTTCCTTCTAGTGCTGTTTTTACTTTCCAGACGGTCATGGAGTTTATCGAAAAACGTAAATTCAAACTAACGAGCTTTAACTTTGGTAGAACCCTCATAGATAACAAAACCCTTACTGCTGTGGCCTCCTTGGAGGGTTTGCAGCTGGAGGAACTGTATTTGTCCTCATGTGAACAACTTTCAAAGTCAGGCATCATGTTGCTGTGTATGAATCAGCCACAACTCAGAGTTCTCGATTTAAGTTTAATCTACCAACTAACAGATCAAGCTCTGATATACGTCTGTGATTACTTGACCAACCTTCGTTCTTTGAGCCTCAGGCGATGTCACAATCTGACTGACCGGAGTGTTAAAGAATTGTCCCGATTGGTTAATCTGGAAACCCTCGACCTCTCCTCCTGTGAAAAGGTCACGCCTGCAGGTCTCAGAGAAGCACTGTGTTTTGAGAGTCACCCTAAACTCCATACAATTAATCTCAGCTATTGTAATGTGACTGATGAAAttgtttgtgattttgtttataaGCTATCAAACCTGACACATCTAGATTTGAGTTCATGTCTTACATTAACAGATAAAAGTCTGCATGCAGTATCTTGTGTTCTTGTCTCTCTTCACAGCTTGAAGCTAGCATGGTGTAAAGAGATTACAGATAGAGGGTTGACTGGAGGGAAAGGCATAGCTCCCTATCTTCAGCTATTTCAAATACCTTCAAGAGTAGCTTATAGGAACATTTGTAGGAATGATCAGTACAGAGAAGTTCAAGGAAGCTTATGTAGTGGTGACAATGTGTGTGGACATTTTCCTGTAAGCCAGACTGATCATTTAGTGGATACAGGTCAAATTGGACAATTTCCTCCAGCATTAACATGTTTAACTGGGTTAAGAGAACTGGACCTCTGTGGTTGTATACACATTGGAGATGTTGGGCTAAAGGGGATTAAGTTTGTGGAActacgttacctaaacttaagCCTCTGTCAGAATATAACTGATGTTGGATTGGTGATAATGAGTTCATATAATCCAAGTCTAGACACACTTATTTTAAATCAATGTCATCAGGTAAGACAATCAACTGTAATAGAATGTCATCAGGTAATACTATCAACTGTAATAAAATGTCATCAG GTAAGACAATCAACTGTAATAGAATGTCATCAGGTAAGACAATCAACTGTAATAGAATGTCATCAGGTAATACTATCAACTGTAATAAAATGTCATCAGGTAAGACAATCAACTGTAATAGAATGTCATCAGGTAATACTATCAACTGTAATAGAATGTCATCAGGTAAGACAATCAACTGTAATAGAATGTCATCAGGTAATACTATCAACTGTAATAGAATGTCATCAGGTAAGACAATCAACTGTAATAGGATGTCATCAGGTAATACTATCAACTGTAATAGAATGTCATCAGGTAAGACAATCAACTGTAATAGAATGTCATCAGGTAATACTATCAACTGTAATAGGATGTCATCAGGTAATACTATCAACTGTAATAAAATGTCATCAGGTAAGACAATCAACTGTAATAGGATGTCATCAGGTAAGACAATCAACTGTAATAGGATGTCGTCAG GTAAGACAATCAACTGTAATAGAATGTCGTCAGGTAATGACTATCAACTGTAATAGAATGTCATCAGGTAAGACTATCAACTGTAATAGAATGTCATCAGGTAAGACAATCAACTGTAATAGAATGTCATCAGGTAATACTATCAACTGTAATAGAATGTCATCAGGTAATACTATCAACTGTAATAAAATGTCATCAGGTAAGACAATCAACTGTAATAGAATGTCGTCAGGTAATGACTATCAACTGTAA
- the LOC143234771 gene encoding uncharacterized protein LOC143234771 isoform X4: MVFELEGSSSTAVIPIILTSVFKYLTPSDRLTASCVCRQWYYTSFDAKLLGDIALVLRDNAAAAFEVLKKSQRRFSHLVVKEVDILWDDQEFWTNVGQNLVRLDFHSCDISTHVFINILHKCPHLQVLGINGCNGLFISGTLFERMQDTGKLGAIMQNVKELNLASNRYLSDSLFSRIVKVLPNLERISLSGCQISFHPGIYRRFYPDGMKSVPSSAVFTFQTVMEFIEKRKFKLTSFNFGRTLIDNKTLTAVASLEGLQLEELYLSSCEQLSKSGIMLLCMNQPQLRVLDLSLIYQLTDQALIYVCDYLTNLRSLSLRRCHNLTDRSVKELSRLVNLETLDLSSCEKVTPAGLREALCFESHPKLHTINLSYCNVTDEIVCDFVYKLSNLTHLDLSSCLTLTDKSLHAVSCVLVSLHSLKLAWCKEITDRGLTGGKGIAPYLQLFQIPSRVAYRNICRNDQYREVQGSLCSGDNVCGHFPVSQTDHLVDTGQIGQFPPALTCLTGLRELDLCGCIHIGDVGLKGIKFVELRYLNLSLCQNITDVGLVIMSSYNPSLDTLILNQCHQVRQSTVIECHQVILSTVIKCHQVMTINCNRMSSGKTINCNRMSSGKTINCNRMSSGNTINCNKMSSGKTINCNRMSSGNTINCNRMSSGKTINCNRMSSGNTINCNRMSSGKTINCNRMSSGNTINCNRMSSGKTINCNRMSSGNTINCNRMSSGNTINCNKMSSGKTINCNRMSSGKTINCNRMSSGKTINCNRMSSGKTINCNRMSSGNDYQL; this comes from the exons ATGGTCTTTGAGCTTGAAGGTTCTTCCAGTACTGCAGTAATACCAAta atACTTACATCAGTATTCAAATACCTAACTCCATCTGACAGGCTAACAGCCAGTTGTGTATGTAGACAGTGGTATTACACTTCCTTTGATGCCAAGCTCCTGGGAGACATTGCACTGGTTTTACGTGATAATGCTGCAGCAGCTTTTGAGGTGTTGAAGAAGAGTCAGCGACGCTTTTCCCACCTGGTGGTGAAGGAAGTAGATATCCTGTGGGATGATCAGGAGTTTTGGACAAATGTGGGTCAGAATCTCGTACGTCTTGACTTTCACAGCTGTGACATCTCAACTCacgtatttattaacattttgcaTAAGTGCCCTCATCTTCAAGTTCTAGGCATAAATGGTTGCAATGGTTTGTTCATTTCAGGAACTCTTTTTGAGAGGATGCAGGATACGGGAAAGCTGGGAGCCATAATGCAGAATGTGAAAGAGCTTAATTTAGCATCCAACAGATATCTTTCAGACTCTTTGTTTTCTAGAATAGTCAAAGTACTTCCAAACCTTGAAAGAATATCTCTTAGTGGCTGCCAGATATCATTTCATCCTGGAATCTATCGCAGATTTTACCCAGATGGTATGAAGTCAGTTCCTTCTAGTGCTGTTTTTACTTTCCAGACGGTCATGGAGTTTATCGAAAAACGTAAATTCAAACTAACGAGCTTTAACTTTGGTAGAACCCTCATAGATAACAAAACCCTTACTGCTGTGGCCTCCTTGGAGGGTTTGCAGCTGGAGGAACTGTATTTGTCCTCATGTGAACAACTTTCAAAGTCAGGCATCATGTTGCTGTGTATGAATCAGCCACAACTCAGAGTTCTCGATTTAAGTTTAATCTACCAACTAACAGATCAAGCTCTGATATACGTCTGTGATTACTTGACCAACCTTCGTTCTTTGAGCCTCAGGCGATGTCACAATCTGACTGACCGGAGTGTTAAAGAATTGTCCCGATTGGTTAATCTGGAAACCCTCGACCTCTCCTCCTGTGAAAAGGTCACGCCTGCAGGTCTCAGAGAAGCACTGTGTTTTGAGAGTCACCCTAAACTCCATACAATTAATCTCAGCTATTGTAATGTGACTGATGAAAttgtttgtgattttgtttataaGCTATCAAACCTGACACATCTAGATTTGAGTTCATGTCTTACATTAACAGATAAAAGTCTGCATGCAGTATCTTGTGTTCTTGTCTCTCTTCACAGCTTGAAGCTAGCATGGTGTAAAGAGATTACAGATAGAGGGTTGACTGGAGGGAAAGGCATAGCTCCCTATCTTCAGCTATTTCAAATACCTTCAAGAGTAGCTTATAGGAACATTTGTAGGAATGATCAGTACAGAGAAGTTCAAGGAAGCTTATGTAGTGGTGACAATGTGTGTGGACATTTTCCTGTAAGCCAGACTGATCATTTAGTGGATACAGGTCAAATTGGACAATTTCCTCCAGCATTAACATGTTTAACTGGGTTAAGAGAACTGGACCTCTGTGGTTGTATACACATTGGAGATGTTGGGCTAAAGGGGATTAAGTTTGTGGAActacgttacctaaacttaagCCTCTGTCAGAATATAACTGATGTTGGATTGGTGATAATGAGTTCATATAATCCAAGTCTAGACACACTTATTTTAAATCAATGTCATCAGGTAAGACAATCAACTGTAATAGAATGTCATCAGGTAATACTATCAACTGTAATAAAATGTCATCAGGTAATGACTATCAACTGTAATAGAATGTCATCAGGTAAGACAATCAACTGTAATAGAATGTCATCAGGTAAGACAATCAACTGTAATAGAATGTCATCAGGTAATACTATCAACTGTAATAAAATGTCATCAGGTAAGACAATCAACTGTAATAGAATGTCATCAGGTAATACTATCAACTGTAATAGAATGTCATCAGGTAAGACAATCAACTGTAATAGAATGTCATCAGGTAATACTATCAACTGTAATAGAATGTCATCAGGTAAGACAATCAACTGTAATAGGATGTCATCAGGTAATACTATCAACTGTAATAGAATGTCATCAGGTAAGACAATCAACTGTAATAGAATGTCATCAGGTAATACTATCAACTGTAATAGGATGTCATCAGGTAATACTATCAACTGTAATAAAATGTCATCAGGTAAGACAATCAACTGTAATAGGATGTCATCAGGTAAGACAATCAACTGTAATAGGATGTCGTCAGGTAAGACAATCAACTGTAATAGGATGTCGTCAGGTAAGACAATCAACTGTAATAGAATGTCGTCAGGTAATGACTATCAACTGTAA
- the LOC143234771 gene encoding uncharacterized protein LOC143234771 isoform X6, whose protein sequence is MVFELEGSSSTAVIPIILTSVFKYLTPSDRLTASCVCRQWYYTSFDAKLLGDIALVLRDNAAAAFEVLKKSQRRFSHLVVKEVDILWDDQEFWTNVGQNLVRLDFHSCDISTHVFINILHKCPHLQVLGINGCNGLFISGTLFERMQDTGKLGAIMQNVKELNLASNRYLSDSLFSRIVKVLPNLERISLSGCQISFHPGIYRRFYPDGMKSVPSSAVFTFQTVMEFIEKRKFKLTSFNFGRTLIDNKTLTAVASLEGLQLEELYLSSCEQLSKSGIMLLCMNQPQLRVLDLSLIYQLTDQALIYVCDYLTNLRSLSLRRCHNLTDRSVKELSRLVNLETLDLSSCEKVTPAGLREALCFESHPKLHTINLSYCNVTDEIVCDFVYKLSNLTHLDLSSCLTLTDKSLHAVSCVLVSLHSLKLAWCKEITDRGLTGGKGIAPYLQLFQIPSRVAYRNICRNDQYREVQGSLCSGDNVCGHFPVSQTDHLVDTGQIGQFPPALTCLTGLRELDLCGCIHIGDVGLKGIKFVELRYLNLSLCQNITDVGLVIMSSYNPSLDTLILNQCHQVRQSTVIECHQVILSTVIKCHQVMTINCNRMSSGKTINCNRMSSGKTINCNRMSSGNTINCNKMSSGKTINCNRMSSGNTINCNRMSSGKTINCNRMSSGNTINCNRMSSGKTINCNRMSSGNTINCNRMSSGKTINCNRMSSGNTINCNRMSSGNTINCNKMSSGKTINCNRMSSGKTINCNRMSSGKTINCNRMSSGNDYQL, encoded by the exons ATGGTCTTTGAGCTTGAAGGTTCTTCCAGTACTGCAGTAATACCAAta atACTTACATCAGTATTCAAATACCTAACTCCATCTGACAGGCTAACAGCCAGTTGTGTATGTAGACAGTGGTATTACACTTCCTTTGATGCCAAGCTCCTGGGAGACATTGCACTGGTTTTACGTGATAATGCTGCAGCAGCTTTTGAGGTGTTGAAGAAGAGTCAGCGACGCTTTTCCCACCTGGTGGTGAAGGAAGTAGATATCCTGTGGGATGATCAGGAGTTTTGGACAAATGTGGGTCAGAATCTCGTACGTCTTGACTTTCACAGCTGTGACATCTCAACTCacgtatttattaacattttgcaTAAGTGCCCTCATCTTCAAGTTCTAGGCATAAATGGTTGCAATGGTTTGTTCATTTCAGGAACTCTTTTTGAGAGGATGCAGGATACGGGAAAGCTGGGAGCCATAATGCAGAATGTGAAAGAGCTTAATTTAGCATCCAACAGATATCTTTCAGACTCTTTGTTTTCTAGAATAGTCAAAGTACTTCCAAACCTTGAAAGAATATCTCTTAGTGGCTGCCAGATATCATTTCATCCTGGAATCTATCGCAGATTTTACCCAGATGGTATGAAGTCAGTTCCTTCTAGTGCTGTTTTTACTTTCCAGACGGTCATGGAGTTTATCGAAAAACGTAAATTCAAACTAACGAGCTTTAACTTTGGTAGAACCCTCATAGATAACAAAACCCTTACTGCTGTGGCCTCCTTGGAGGGTTTGCAGCTGGAGGAACTGTATTTGTCCTCATGTGAACAACTTTCAAAGTCAGGCATCATGTTGCTGTGTATGAATCAGCCACAACTCAGAGTTCTCGATTTAAGTTTAATCTACCAACTAACAGATCAAGCTCTGATATACGTCTGTGATTACTTGACCAACCTTCGTTCTTTGAGCCTCAGGCGATGTCACAATCTGACTGACCGGAGTGTTAAAGAATTGTCCCGATTGGTTAATCTGGAAACCCTCGACCTCTCCTCCTGTGAAAAGGTCACGCCTGCAGGTCTCAGAGAAGCACTGTGTTTTGAGAGTCACCCTAAACTCCATACAATTAATCTCAGCTATTGTAATGTGACTGATGAAAttgtttgtgattttgtttataaGCTATCAAACCTGACACATCTAGATTTGAGTTCATGTCTTACATTAACAGATAAAAGTCTGCATGCAGTATCTTGTGTTCTTGTCTCTCTTCACAGCTTGAAGCTAGCATGGTGTAAAGAGATTACAGATAGAGGGTTGACTGGAGGGAAAGGCATAGCTCCCTATCTTCAGCTATTTCAAATACCTTCAAGAGTAGCTTATAGGAACATTTGTAGGAATGATCAGTACAGAGAAGTTCAAGGAAGCTTATGTAGTGGTGACAATGTGTGTGGACATTTTCCTGTAAGCCAGACTGATCATTTAGTGGATACAGGTCAAATTGGACAATTTCCTCCAGCATTAACATGTTTAACTGGGTTAAGAGAACTGGACCTCTGTGGTTGTATACACATTGGAGATGTTGGGCTAAAGGGGATTAAGTTTGTGGAActacgttacctaaacttaagCCTCTGTCAGAATATAACTGATGTTGGATTGGTGATAATGAGTTCATATAATCCAAGTCTAGACACACTTATTTTAAATCAATGTCATCAGGTAAGACAATCAACTGTAATAGAATGTCATCAGGTAATACTATCAACTGTAATAAAATGTCATCAGGTAATGACTATCAACTGTAATAGAATGTCATCAGGTAAGACAATCAACTGTAATAGAATGTCATCAGGTAAGACAATCAACTGTAATAGAATGTCATCAGGTAATACTATCAACTGTAATAAAATGTCATCAGGTAAGACAATCAACTGTAATAGAATGTCATCAGGTAATACTATCAACTGTAATAGAATGTCATCAGGTAAGACAATCAACTGTAATAGAATGTCATCAGGTAATACTATCAACTGTAATAGAATGTCATCAGGTAAGACAATCAACTGTAATAGGATGTCATCAGGTAATACTATCAACTGTAATAGAATGTCATCAGGTAAGACAATCAACTGTAATAGAATGTCATCAGGTAATACTATCAACTGTAATAGGATGTCATCAGGTAATACTATCAACTGTAATAAAATGTCATCAGGTAAGACAATCAACTGTAATAGGATGTCATCAGGTAAGACAATCAACTGTAATAGGATGTCGTCAG GTAAGACAATCAACTGTAATAGAATGTCGTCAGGTAATGACTATCAACTGTAA
- the LOC143234771 gene encoding uncharacterized protein LOC143234771 isoform X5: MAFGFLPIEILTSVFKYLTPSDRLTASCVCRQWYYTSFDAKLLGDIALVLRDNAAAAFEVLKKSQRRFSHLVVKEVDILWDDQEFWTNVGQNLVRLDFHSCDISTHVFINILHKCPHLQVLGINGCNGLFISGTLFERMQDTGKLGAIMQNVKELNLASNRYLSDSLFSRIVKVLPNLERISLSGCQISFHPGIYRRFYPDGMKSVPSSAVFTFQTVMEFIEKRKFKLTSFNFGRTLIDNKTLTAVASLEGLQLEELYLSSCEQLSKSGIMLLCMNQPQLRVLDLSLIYQLTDQALIYVCDYLTNLRSLSLRRCHNLTDRSVKELSRLVNLETLDLSSCEKVTPAGLREALCFESHPKLHTINLSYCNVTDEIVCDFVYKLSNLTHLDLSSCLTLTDKSLHAVSCVLVSLHSLKLAWCKEITDRGLTGGKGIAPYLQLFQIPSRVAYRNICRNDQYREVQGSLCSGDNVCGHFPVSQTDHLVDTGQIGQFPPALTCLTGLRELDLCGCIHIGDVGLKGIKFVELRYLNLSLCQNITDVGLVIMSSYNPSLDTLILNQCHQVRQSTVIECHQVILSTVIKCHQVMTINCNRMSSGKTINCNRMSSGKTINCNRMSSGNTINCNKMSSGKTINCNRMSSGNTINCNRMSSGKTINCNRMSSGNTINCNRMSSGKTINCNRMSSGNTINCNRMSSGKTINCNRMSSGNTINCNRMSSGNTINCNKMSSGKTINCNRMSSGKTINCNRMSSGKTINCNRMSSGKTINCNRMSSGNDYQL; this comes from the exons ATGGCGTTTGGGTTTCTACCTATAGAG atACTTACATCAGTATTCAAATACCTAACTCCATCTGACAGGCTAACAGCCAGTTGTGTATGTAGACAGTGGTATTACACTTCCTTTGATGCCAAGCTCCTGGGAGACATTGCACTGGTTTTACGTGATAATGCTGCAGCAGCTTTTGAGGTGTTGAAGAAGAGTCAGCGACGCTTTTCCCACCTGGTGGTGAAGGAAGTAGATATCCTGTGGGATGATCAGGAGTTTTGGACAAATGTGGGTCAGAATCTCGTACGTCTTGACTTTCACAGCTGTGACATCTCAACTCacgtatttattaacattttgcaTAAGTGCCCTCATCTTCAAGTTCTAGGCATAAATGGTTGCAATGGTTTGTTCATTTCAGGAACTCTTTTTGAGAGGATGCAGGATACGGGAAAGCTGGGAGCCATAATGCAGAATGTGAAAGAGCTTAATTTAGCATCCAACAGATATCTTTCAGACTCTTTGTTTTCTAGAATAGTCAAAGTACTTCCAAACCTTGAAAGAATATCTCTTAGTGGCTGCCAGATATCATTTCATCCTGGAATCTATCGCAGATTTTACCCAGATGGTATGAAGTCAGTTCCTTCTAGTGCTGTTTTTACTTTCCAGACGGTCATGGAGTTTATCGAAAAACGTAAATTCAAACTAACGAGCTTTAACTTTGGTAGAACCCTCATAGATAACAAAACCCTTACTGCTGTGGCCTCCTTGGAGGGTTTGCAGCTGGAGGAACTGTATTTGTCCTCATGTGAACAACTTTCAAAGTCAGGCATCATGTTGCTGTGTATGAATCAGCCACAACTCAGAGTTCTCGATTTAAGTTTAATCTACCAACTAACAGATCAAGCTCTGATATACGTCTGTGATTACTTGACCAACCTTCGTTCTTTGAGCCTCAGGCGATGTCACAATCTGACTGACCGGAGTGTTAAAGAATTGTCCCGATTGGTTAATCTGGAAACCCTCGACCTCTCCTCCTGTGAAAAGGTCACGCCTGCAGGTCTCAGAGAAGCACTGTGTTTTGAGAGTCACCCTAAACTCCATACAATTAATCTCAGCTATTGTAATGTGACTGATGAAAttgtttgtgattttgtttataaGCTATCAAACCTGACACATCTAGATTTGAGTTCATGTCTTACATTAACAGATAAAAGTCTGCATGCAGTATCTTGTGTTCTTGTCTCTCTTCACAGCTTGAAGCTAGCATGGTGTAAAGAGATTACAGATAGAGGGTTGACTGGAGGGAAAGGCATAGCTCCCTATCTTCAGCTATTTCAAATACCTTCAAGAGTAGCTTATAGGAACATTTGTAGGAATGATCAGTACAGAGAAGTTCAAGGAAGCTTATGTAGTGGTGACAATGTGTGTGGACATTTTCCTGTAAGCCAGACTGATCATTTAGTGGATACAGGTCAAATTGGACAATTTCCTCCAGCATTAACATGTTTAACTGGGTTAAGAGAACTGGACCTCTGTGGTTGTATACACATTGGAGATGTTGGGCTAAAGGGGATTAAGTTTGTGGAActacgttacctaaacttaagCCTCTGTCAGAATATAACTGATGTTGGATTGGTGATAATGAGTTCATATAATCCAAGTCTAGACACACTTATTTTAAATCAATGTCATCAGGTAAGACAATCAACTGTAATAGAATGTCATCAGGTAATACTATCAACTGTAATAAAATGTCATCAGGTAATGACTATCAACTGTAATAGAATGTCATCAGGTAAGACAATCAACTGTAATAGAATGTCATCAGGTAAGACAATCAACTGTAATAGAATGTCATCAGGTAATACTATCAACTGTAATAAAATGTCATCAGGTAAGACAATCAACTGTAATAGAATGTCATCAGGTAATACTATCAACTGTAATAGAATGTCATCAGGTAAGACAATCAACTGTAATAGAATGTCATCAGGTAATACTATCAACTGTAATAGAATGTCATCAGGTAAGACAATCAACTGTAATAGGATGTCATCAGGTAATACTATCAACTGTAATAGAATGTCATCAGGTAAGACAATCAACTGTAATAGAATGTCATCAGGTAATACTATCAACTGTAATAGGATGTCATCAGGTAATACTATCAACTGTAATAAAATGTCATCAGGTAAGACAATCAACTGTAATAGGATGTCATCAGGTAAGACAATCAACTGTAATAGGATGTCGTCAGGTAAGACAATCAACTGTAATAGGATGTCGTCAGGTAAGACAATCAACTGTAATAGAATGTCGTCAGGTAATGACTATCAACTGTAA